The Stigmatella aurantiaca DW4/3-1 genome contains the following window.
GGGTATGAGCCGGTGTCCGCTGCCGACCGGGAAGGCAGGTGAACACCGCGCCGAAGTCCGTGAGCTTCACCTCGCCGTGCTTGCTCACCCGAAGGGTGGAGGGGCTCACGGCCCGGTGAACGAGGTGAAACGGCCTCCCGTGGCCATCCTTCAGCGTGTGCGCGTGGTGGAGCGCGTCGGCGGCCCGCGCGATGACATAGGCCGCGAATCGCTCGGACACGGGCCTTTGACGCCGGACGGCGCGGCGCAGCACCTGCTCCAGGGCCAGACCGTCCACATATTCCATCACCACCAAGGGTCGGCTGGACCGCGTCTCCACATGCAGCACCCGCGCGATGGAGGGGTGGTCCAGCCTCCGCGCCACCTGGGCCTCCTCGAGCATCCGGCGGCGTTCCGCGATGCGGGCCGTCTTGGGCAGACACTTGATAACCGCCAGCCCACCGGGTCCCCCAGGAGTCTGGCGCTGCGCGAGCACCCGCTCTCCAGCCCCCGCCCTTCCCAGCTCTCGCACGAGGGCGTAATGCACACCATTCGCGGTGAAAAGGTGGGTTCTTCCCTCGGGGGGTGTGGTGGTGTGGTCTGCGGACATGCAAGCGCTCCTGCCAATCGTTCAAGTCATTCGAGTATTGCCTACCCACTGGGTGGTATAAGGCAATAAAAAAAGCCCGCACTGAATTATTCGCTGAAGACTTCCACGAACGTCGCGATTCCGATGTTGGTGTGCTTGAAGGTGTCCTTCGTGGAACCCGGGGCCTTGATCAGCCCAAACTCCCCGTCAAAACCGTCTTCGGCCACGGCGCAGATGGGAAAGCGGGGGCCGTTGACCAACTGGGCCTCCGTGTAGCGAATATAGAACCGGTCTCCGCCCCCGCCCCAGATGTGCCCGAACAGCCGGGTACCGCGAGGCAGTTGGTGCTTGTACAGGTCAGACGCCACCCAGCTCACGATGGGTCCCACCCGGAAGGAGACAGAATCGTTGCCGTTGGTAGGGGGATAGTTGGGATTGAGCCGGACATTCATGCCGTCCCTCGCCCTGATGCGAATGGCCTCCATGGCCTCGATGGCTTCGGGCGGACAGGCTTGGGGCTCGGGCCGCACAGGTATCCCCGTACAGCTCACAACGAAACCAGCCACGGCGCACACCGCGCCCTTGCCGGAGCGAGGAGTCTTGGGGATGACCTTGCCCGGCGGAGGGAATGGCGGCTGGGCAGGCAAAGGCGTCTCGGGGTTCTTCACGGGGCTGTCTTTCTGCGGAGCGTCAGGAGAGGAGAACGGCAAGAAGAGCAGCGGCGAGACTGCCACGGGAGCCGGCGGCGTGGGGAGCAGCGGCCAGAACGAGTCCGGAGAGGGCGGAATGAGCGGTCCCCTGACTTTGAGCGGAGAGGCAGGCGCCACGGGCAGAGCCCGGGGAACAACCTCGGCCTGAGGCCACACAGCCCACAGGCCCACGGCCAACACCCCCAAAGCCCCCGCCGCCATGATCCGCGTCCATCCTGCCGACCCGTTCCGTGCCTGAACGGACAACAGCAAGTCCCGCTGGTTCCGCGCGGCCTCCCGCCGCTGTTCCTCGTGACCTTCCAACGCTTTGAGCTCATGCGCCGCGAGGACCTCCTCGTCCTTCGCCACCACGCCGTCCCCCGGTGTGGGAGGCAGGGTGGTGGCCAGTTCTGGAGCCTTCACCGGGCGCGGCGCATAAACCTGAGCATCCCAGACACCCGCCTGCTTCAGCACGTGCTCCAATGCGGCACAGAGACGACGCCCATTCCGATACCGTTGCCTGGGGTTCTTGGAGAGCAGCCGCAACACCACGTGGCTCAGCGCGGGGGGAATCCGGGAGTTGATCAGATGAAGGGGAACGGGACGTTGCCGGGCCACCTGCCGGGCAAACGCCGCATTGGGGAGTCCCTCCGGAAAGGGCAGCACTTCGGTGAGCACCACGTAGAGCATCACGCCCACGGAGTACCAGTCATCCGTCGGCCGGAACCGGTAGGGCGAAGCCCCTTCGAGCTGGGAGGCCAGCACGCGAGGGCTGCAATACGGTGGGGTGAAGGGCCGCGCGCCACCGCGCGTGAGGGTCCCCGTCCCACCGGCCTCACCCGCGCCAAAGTCCGCCAGGAATGGCTCTCCATCCGCCGCCCTCACCAGCACATTGCCGGGCTTCACGTCCCGGTGCAGCACCCCCGCCTCATGGGCGGCTTGAAGTGCGAGCACCACCTTCTGGCACAGCCGCACCAACTCCCGGAGCGACGGGTTGGTGCGCCGAACCCACTCCAGCAACGTGGCGCCCTGCACCCACTCGAGGACGACATAGTGGAGACCCGTCTCTGGATCTTTCCACCGCCCATGTGCCACCACTCGAACCACGTTGGCATGCGAGACCTGAAGCAACAGCCTCAACTCACGCGCGGCCCGTGCATCCCCGCGTGGGTTGTTTCCCGGAGAGTGCAAACTGAACTTGAGGGCATACCGGCAGCCAGGCCGCTCCACACTCTCCACCAGCCACACGCTGCCGTAGCCGCCAGAGTCCACGTGGCGCAGCAACCGGAAGCCACTCACCACCGTCCCGGGTGGGAGGTAATCCGGGTGAACCTCGGTGCCAGGGAAAAGGCCATGTGGCTCCGTTGTTCCCTCCACCCTCATGGCCGTCCCCCTCCTCGCGACGCGTCTGGAGGCGGAGCAGCCACGGACAACTCCGTCACATTGAATGCTCTCGCGCCGCCCTGCTCCGAGACGATCAGCTTGCACCGAAGTCTCTTCTTCTCCGTGGGAGCCTCCCACTCCACCACCATGCGGGCGCTTCCTCCCGGCAACAAAGAAGTGCCCTCCAAGAGCCTGACCGCCACCTTCGGAGAGGCCTTTTCGGACTGCCAATGGTCCACGACCGCTTCCCCGGGCGTCCAGGGCAGCTCACCTCGCGCCAGGGAGAGCGTGACCTCCAGCGCCATCCACCCGGTGGCCACATACAACCGTGCCTGACGGACCGTCATGCCAGGAGGTGTCCAATCCTCGGGGCTCAGCGTCATGACCCTGACGCCCTGCTCACCGAGGATGCCCAGGGCAATCAACCCCGTCAGGCCCTGCGCCTCCCTGGGAGGAACCGCCTGTTCCACCTGCTGCGCATCCCTCCCAGCGTGCCCCCCGGACGGCCCTTCCGGGGAAGCATCGAGAGGCGACGCACCCTGGTAGCCCTCCGCCTGCCCGGGTCCACCTTCGCGCACCACCTGTCGCAGGGCGTGCACGTCCACGGGCGGGGCTTCGGGGTGGGGCTGCGCCAGGGCAGCCGTTCCCACCAGATGAATCCACAGCCAAACAACCCCGCAAGGCGGACCAGACACGGGAAACCTCCCAGGTCCACACCCTAACAGAGGCTCCTGACGTCTCCTCCCCTATCGATCAGGCGAAAGGCCCCTCCGTCCCAGGGAGGCCAGAACGGAAACGGGCCGGCTCCCCAGGGGAAGCCGGCCCGCCTGAAACCCGTTCGCGAGGAAAGGGCGTTACTTGACGTTGACCGCCGCCCAGGCGGCGTTCACGGTGTTGTACTCGGTGCTGGTCGCGCCGTAGAGATCCTTGGCCGCGTTCAGGGTGGCCGTGCGCGCGGCGGCGTACTTGGTGCTCGACGTGAAGTACGTGGTGAGCGCGCGGTACCAGATCTTCCCGGCCTTGTCCTTGCCGATGCCCGTCACGGCCAAGCCGTTGCAGGTGGGGCTGGCCGGGGTGGCGTTGGAGCCCTGCGCCAGCAGGTAGAAGAAGTGGTTGCCGATGCCGCTGGAGGCATGGACATCGAGGCCGCCCACGCTGCTGGAGTAGCAGTCCGGCGACTTGCCATCCAGCGAGGGCTTGTGCATGTAGCGCAGCGCGTCCCCGGCCTTGCTCGGCGTGTAGATCTCCTCGCCGATGAGGAAGTCGCCCGGGTCATTGGCATTGGCGGCGTAGAACTCCACCAGCGAGCCAAAGATGTCGCTGGTCGACTCGTTGAGCCCTCCGGACTCGCCCGAGTAGACGAGGCCCGCGGTGCGGCTCGTCACGCCGTGGCTCATCTCATGGCCGGCCACATCCAGCGACGTGAGCGGGGTGAACGTGGTGCCGTCGCCATCCCCGTACGTCATGCAGAAGCAGCTGTCGGTCCAGAAGGCGTTG
Protein-coding sequences here:
- a CDS encoding serine/threonine-protein kinase, coding for MSADHTTTPPEGRTHLFTANGVHYALVRELGRAGAGERVLAQRQTPGGPGGLAVIKCLPKTARIAERRRMLEEAQVARRLDHPSIARVLHVETRSSRPLVVMEYVDGLALEQVLRRAVRRQRPVSERFAAYVIARAADALHHAHTLKDGHGRPFHLVHRAVSPSTLRVSKHGEVKLTDFGAVFTCLPGRQRTPAHTLKGAVDYSAPEVLSLKTPEARSDLFSLGVVLVELLTHIHVLDLPHERSSPRLTGGFQRLVGKLWPERDTWADPAWLAERASMLRQEEVAQVLATVSSPLRDVALRALCVEPAGRHATAADMRDALRAYLASSGRPYGPREAVAEVREVISTASQVPGDMETSPESIPHEFRSGRPVRH
- a CDS encoding serine/threonine protein kinase; this encodes MRVEGTTEPHGLFPGTEVHPDYLPPGTVVSGFRLLRHVDSGGYGSVWLVESVERPGCRYALKFSLHSPGNNPRGDARAARELRLLLQVSHANVVRVVAHGRWKDPETGLHYVVLEWVQGATLLEWVRRTNPSLRELVRLCQKVVLALQAAHEAGVLHRDVKPGNVLVRAADGEPFLADFGAGEAGGTGTLTRGGARPFTPPYCSPRVLASQLEGASPYRFRPTDDWYSVGVMLYVVLTEVLPFPEGLPNAAFARQVARQRPVPLHLINSRIPPALSHVVLRLLSKNPRQRYRNGRRLCAALEHVLKQAGVWDAQVYAPRPVKAPELATTLPPTPGDGVVAKDEEVLAAHELKALEGHEEQRREAARNQRDLLLSVQARNGSAGWTRIMAAGALGVLAVGLWAVWPQAEVVPRALPVAPASPLKVRGPLIPPSPDSFWPLLPTPPAPVAVSPLLFLPFSSPDAPQKDSPVKNPETPLPAQPPFPPPGKVIPKTPRSGKGAVCAVAGFVVSCTGIPVRPEPQACPPEAIEAMEAIRIRARDGMNVRLNPNYPPTNGNDSVSFRVGPIVSWVASDLYKHQLPRGTRLFGHIWGGGGDRFYIRYTEAQLVNGPRFPICAVAEDGFDGEFGLIKAPGSTKDTFKHTNIGIATFVEVFSE
- a CDS encoding DUF2381 family protein, coding for MGTAALAQPHPEAPPVDVHALRQVVREGGPGQAEGYQGASPLDASPEGPSGGHAGRDAQQVEQAVPPREAQGLTGLIALGILGEQGVRVMTLSPEDWTPPGMTVRQARLYVATGWMALEVTLSLARGELPWTPGEAVVDHWQSEKASPKVAVRLLEGTSLLPGGSARMVVEWEAPTEKKRLRCKLIVSEQGGARAFNVTELSVAAPPPDASRGGGRP